In one Methanobrevibacter arboriphilus genomic region, the following are encoded:
- a CDS encoding undecaprenyl-diphosphate phosphatase, whose product MHILQAVIVGIVQGLTEFLPVSSSAHLIFVQELLGINQPGIAFDVLLHLGTLVAVVGYFFKDIVEMIKAFISSILDLFRGKFKEGFKNDPYKRLAWMVIIGTIPAGAVGIIFDTQIEAIFQSVTIPAFFLLITGTLLYVSQRLNVGNRDIKNSGIKDSIIVGIGQAFAILPGLSRSGTTIAAGLLIGLDKEFAAKFSFLLAIPAILGAALTQIDGIGAGMDTNLLPYLLGFLASLISGYLAISILLKLIRERSLDIFAFYCWIVGAIVLVYSLFFM is encoded by the coding sequence ATGCATATTTTACAAGCGGTTATTGTAGGAATAGTACAAGGATTAACAGAATTTCTCCCAGTAAGTAGTTCTGCTCATCTGATATTTGTTCAAGAATTATTAGGGATTAATCAACCAGGAATAGCTTTTGATGTTTTACTTCACTTAGGAACACTCGTTGCTGTTGTTGGATATTTCTTTAAAGATATTGTTGAAATGATAAAGGCTTTTATATCTAGTATACTTGATTTATTCAGAGGTAAGTTTAAAGAAGGGTTTAAAAATGATCCTTATAAAAGATTGGCATGGATGGTTATTATTGGAACAATTCCTGCAGGTGCCGTAGGTATAATTTTTGATACTCAAATTGAAGCTATATTTCAAAGTGTTACAATTCCAGCATTTTTTTTACTTATCACAGGAACATTACTTTATGTTTCCCAGCGTTTAAATGTTGGAAATAGAGATATAAAAAACTCTGGAATAAAAGATAGTATTATTGTTGGTATAGGACAAGCTTTCGCGATTTTACCAGGACTTTCACGTTCAGGAACTACAATTGCAGCTGGACTTTTAATTGGATTAGATAAAGAATTTGCAGCTAAATTTAGTTTTCTTTTAGCTATTCCTGCTATTCTTGGCGCTGCTTTGACACAAATAGATGGAATTGGTGCAGGAATGGATACTAATTTATTACCTTATCTTTTAGGATTTTTAGCATCTCTTATTTCAGGGTACTTAGCTATTAGTATTTTATTAAAATTAATTAGAGAAAGAAGCTTGGATATATTTGCATTTTACTGTTGGATAGTTGGTGCGATTGTATTAGTTTATAGCTTGTTTTTCATGTAA
- the ilvE gene encoding branched-chain-amino-acid transaminase: protein MSWDEKGGKIWMDGEFVDWKDANIHVLSHVVHYGSSVFEGLRCYENPNGSAIFRLNEHVERLFESAKIYKMPIPFSKTEVSDAIKDVVAINNLKSCYIRPIAYRGYKELGVSPLNCPVNVNIAAWKWGTYLGDEAMKNGVDIGVSSWRRLAPDTMPSLAKAGANYMNAQLAKLEAIENGFDEAIMLDYHGFVGEGSGENIFLVKDDVIHTPSLSSSILKGITRDSVIKIAEDLGYGVLEEKIPREMLYLSDEVFFSGSAAEVTPIRSIDKIEIGSGRRGSVTEKIQSEFFSIVDGKTEDKFNWLSYIEY, encoded by the coding sequence ATGTCATGGGATGAAAAAGGTGGAAAAATATGGATGGATGGAGAATTTGTAGATTGGAAAGATGCTAATATTCATGTTTTATCTCATGTAGTTCACTATGGTTCAAGTGTCTTTGAAGGATTAAGATGCTATGAAAATCCAAATGGTAGTGCAATATTCCGACTTAATGAACATGTTGAACGATTATTTGAATCTGCTAAAATATATAAAATGCCAATACCATTCAGTAAAACTGAAGTATCAGACGCAATTAAAGATGTTGTAGCTATAAATAATTTAAAATCTTGTTATATACGCCCAATAGCATATAGGGGATATAAAGAATTAGGTGTCAGTCCTTTAAACTGTCCAGTTAATGTAAATATTGCTGCATGGAAATGGGGAACTTATTTAGGCGATGAAGCCATGAAAAACGGTGTTGATATTGGAGTTTCTTCTTGGAGAAGACTTGCTCCTGATACAATGCCTAGTTTAGCTAAAGCTGGTGCTAACTATATGAATGCACAATTAGCAAAGCTTGAAGCTATCGAAAATGGTTTTGATGAAGCTATAATGCTTGATTATCATGGTTTTGTTGGTGAAGGTAGTGGTGAAAATATATTTTTGGTTAAAGATGATGTCATACATACTCCTTCTTTATCTTCTTCAATATTGAAAGGAATTACAAGAGATTCTGTTATTAAAATAGCTGAAGATCTTGGTTATGGTGTATTAGAAGAAAAAATCCCTAGAGAAATGTTATATTTGTCTGATGAAGTATTTTTTTCAGGATCTGCTGCAGAAGTAACTCCAATAAGATCCATTGACAAGATAGAAATAGGATCTGGTAGACGTGGGTCAGTTACAGAAAAAATACAATCTGAGTTTTTCAGCATTGTTGATGGGAAAACAGAAGATAAATTTAATTGGTTATCTTACATAGAATACTAG
- a CDS encoding restriction endonuclease yields the protein MEKLQLVNFISKVMEESGFKVYKDFKTSQKVIDIYGVLPSVMGDFSVVVACKNYDKQWEVGIDILKEMEMIGRNLKASKVVIVTSSIFSSQSRNYASKKNIKLIDRDNLMILAKKFSKKASSSHDSHNYVNTDSNSHDSFDNPDIQSSEMKKNYGDNSNDNYDDSDSYHDNYYSTDSNNNPGNVYRDNSTFISGKSSMGLKKQRSNSNSTHSSVSRDDSKLAKRKPKKQGPPLSQRILPILNNTIVLIILVVLVSYLISSLLVLATGTSNGISGLVKILSSLVLSYGLVLVLNKDGTAVLVKGTTVFFVSLIILILMIIVL from the coding sequence GTGGAAAAGCTACAACTTGTAAATTTCATTTCTAAAGTGATGGAAGAATCTGGTTTTAAAGTTTATAAAGATTTCAAAACTTCTCAAAAAGTCATTGATATATATGGCGTTCTTCCAAGTGTAATGGGAGATTTTAGTGTTGTTGTAGCTTGTAAAAACTATGATAAGCAATGGGAAGTTGGCATAGATATTTTAAAAGAAATGGAAATGATTGGAAGAAATTTAAAGGCTTCTAAAGTAGTAATTGTAACTAGTTCTATATTCTCTTCTCAGTCTCGTAATTATGCTTCTAAAAAAAATATTAAACTTATAGATAGAGATAATCTAATGATACTAGCTAAAAAATTTTCTAAAAAAGCTAGTAGTTCTCATGATTCTCATAATTATGTTAATACTGATTCTAATTCACATGATTCATTTGACAATCCTGATATTCAATCTTCTGAAATGAAAAAGAACTATGGAGATAATTCGAATGATAATTATGATGATTCTGATAGCTATCATGATAATTATTATTCAACAGATTCAAATAATAATCCGGGGAATGTTTATAGGGATAACTCTACATTTATTTCTGGGAAAAGTAGTATGGGTCTTAAAAAACAGAGGTCTAATTCAAATTCAACTCATTCTTCAGTATCAAGAGATGATTCTAAATTAGCTAAGAGAAAGCCTAAAAAACAAGGGCCACCTTTAAGTCAAAGAATCTTGCCAATTTTAAATAATACAATTGTATTGATAATTTTAGTTGTTTTAGTGTCTTATTTGATATCTTCATTGCTGGTTTTAGCTACAGGTACTTCAAATGGAATAAGTGGTTTAGTTAAAATTCTTTCATCATTAGTACTATCTTATGGGCTTGTATTAGTTTTAAATAAGGATGGAACTGCAGTACTTGTAAAAGGGACTACAGTATTTTTTGTTTCTTTAATAATTTTAATCTTAATGATAATTGTTTTATAA
- a CDS encoding LSM domain-containing protein, translating into MNNSNNNFQVNKQFADFKGKDVLIGLKNWEEFEGKIIAIDNFLNTVLEVDDGLKVVKGGKIAFISMKD; encoded by the coding sequence ATGAATAATAGTAACAATAATTTTCAAGTGAACAAACAATTTGCAGACTTCAAAGGAAAAGATGTCTTAATAGGTCTGAAAAACTGGGAAGAATTTGAAGGCAAAATAATAGCAATCGATAATTTCCTAAACACAGTTTTAGAAGTAGATGATGGATTAAAAGTTGTCAAAGGTGGAAAAATAGCTTTTATCTCCATGAAAGATTAG
- a CDS encoding methanogenesis marker 12 protein, which yields MVFVGMDHGTTGISFGIMAGDGKPIESFKIDREDSKAGKVSAIEELSKRVNLNDIKLMAITYGMGDGINSILPITKVKNRGILSIEGAGRITGGGTSVYSEIEKSKIPTFVIPGLHKDSPSLDPLFKAAYSHQASSEKVSICYNAYLTTNWNNMIIADISSNSVNILIENGKIRGAMDACVGAMGIVHGPIDLEMIRNIDENKITANEAFSTAGAVKIANINTKVSFMKDILLSAYKKGNPKAKLAIDTMIFTVAMEIMGLIGISKNKIEGIVLTGSIGSIEDPFNFKNELNKYLKNKFEMIILPSTSGAFGSAEIARDVYNKKDNILGIDIEP from the coding sequence TTGGTATTTGTAGGAATGGATCATGGGACTACTGGTATTTCATTTGGAATAATGGCGGGTGATGGAAAACCGATTGAAAGTTTTAAAATTGATCGTGAAGACAGTAAAGCAGGTAAAGTTTCAGCTATCGAAGAATTATCTAAGAGAGTTAATCTTAATGATATTAAATTAATGGCTATAACCTATGGTATGGGTGATGGGATAAATTCAATATTACCTATTACTAAGGTTAAAAATAGAGGTATTTTATCCATTGAAGGAGCTGGAAGAATAACTGGCGGAGGAACTTCTGTTTATAGTGAAATTGAAAAGTCTAAAATACCAACCTTTGTCATACCTGGTCTTCATAAAGATTCTCCTTCTCTTGATCCTTTATTTAAAGCAGCTTATTCTCATCAAGCTAGCTCTGAAAAAGTAAGTATTTGTTATAATGCATATCTTACTACTAATTGGAATAATATGATTATTGCTGATATTAGTTCAAATAGTGTTAATATATTAATCGAGAATGGTAAAATACGTGGAGCTATGGATGCTTGTGTAGGAGCGATGGGAATTGTTCATGGGCCTATTGATTTAGAAATGATTAGAAATATTGATGAAAATAAAATAACTGCAAATGAAGCTTTTTCAACTGCTGGAGCTGTTAAAATTGCAAATATTAATACTAAAGTATCTTTTATGAAAGATATTCTGTTAAGTGCTTATAAAAAAGGAAATCCCAAAGCAAAATTAGCTATCGATACTATGATTTTTACAGTAGCTATGGAAATTATGGGGTTGATTGGAATATCAAAAAATAAGATTGAAGGTATTGTTTTAACAGGTTCAATTGGATCGATTGAAGATCCCTTTAATTTTAAAAATGAACTAAATAAATACTTAAAAAATAAATTTGAAATGATTATTCTTCCAAGTACTTCTGGAGCATTTGGAAGTGCGGAAATAGCTAGAGATGTTTATAATAAAAAAGATAATATTCTTGGAATTGATATAGAGCCTTAA
- a CDS encoding type II toxin-antitoxin system VapC family toxin translates to MKIFLDSSFLIAYVIETDENNKLALKLENENIFDNECYINNLIVNEIVTVIGNKTSLDLAINTYNAIKDNCNIINDYNKPNFNDNVMKIYKKNNTKLSFTDCAIIETMNENNINNLVSFDKYFDRVLGIKRIH, encoded by the coding sequence GTGAAAATATTCTTAGATAGCTCATTCTTAATAGCTTATGTGATTGAAACAGATGAAAATAACAAATTAGCTTTGAAATTAGAAAATGAAAATATATTTGATAATGAATGTTATATAAATAATCTTATAGTAAATGAAATAGTTACTGTTATAGGGAATAAAACCAGTTTAGATTTAGCAATTAATACATATAATGCTATTAAAGATAATTGTAATATTATTAATGATTATAATAAACCTAATTTTAATGATAATGTGATGAAGATATATAAAAAGAATAATACTAAACTATCATTTACTGACTGTGCAATAATTGAAACAATGAATGAAAATAACATTAATAATTTAGTTTCTTTTGATAAATATTTTGATAGAGTGCTTGGAATAAAAAGAATACATTAA
- a CDS encoding AbrB/MazE/SpoVT family DNA-binding domain-containing protein, translated as MTVTTKIYENNQTAIPSEIRKRFNVGKNDLVEWSVNEKGKLEVSFRKKASFKDIRSKGRLDYKTNSVNLKKELYK; from the coding sequence ATGACAGTCACAACTAAAATATATGAAAACAATCAAACAGCCATACCTTCTGAAATAAGGAAAAGATTTAATGTAGGAAAAAATGATTTAGTAGAATGGTCTGTTAATGAAAAAGGAAAACTTGAAGTTAGTTTTAGAAAAAAAGCTAGTTTCAAGGATATTAGGAGTAAAGGAAGGTTAGATTATAAAACTAATTCTGTAAATCTAAAAAAGGAGTTATATAAGTGA
- the ilvC gene encoding ketol-acid reductoisomerase: protein MKMYYDKDVDVKALANKTVAVIGYGSQGMGQSQNMSDSGLKVIVGLREGGASWQKAKDDGMNVKTIEDAAKEADVIHILLPDEIQADVYEKSIAPYVKPGNTISFSHGYNIHFKYIKVPENVNITMIAPKGPGSMVRRTYLEGFGIPGLVAVEQDATGDALDVALAMGKACGLSKAGILETTFREETETDLFGEQAILCGGVTELINAGFTTLVEAGYQPEIAYFETCHELKLIVDLIYEKGFAGMWNDVSNTAEFGGLSRRDRIINDDAKKEMKKILSEIQKGKFTKEWALESTAKMPMLNRMRELESEEKIEKVGSKLRKACGLEKKAKEKEEKVVVVNFDKNKKK from the coding sequence ATGAAAATGTATTATGACAAAGATGTAGATGTTAAAGCTTTAGCTAATAAGACTGTAGCTGTTATCGGTTATGGTAGTCAAGGAATGGGTCAATCACAAAATATGTCAGACAGTGGATTAAAAGTCATTGTTGGATTACGTGAAGGAGGAGCCTCCTGGCAAAAAGCTAAGGACGATGGTATGAATGTTAAAACTATTGAAGATGCTGCTAAAGAGGCAGATGTTATTCATATATTACTTCCTGATGAAATTCAAGCTGATGTTTATGAAAAATCAATAGCTCCCTATGTAAAACCAGGCAATACTATTTCTTTCTCTCATGGATATAATATCCATTTTAAATACATAAAAGTACCTGAAAATGTAAATATTACTATGATAGCTCCAAAAGGTCCAGGTTCTATGGTTAGAAGAACTTATCTTGAAGGATTTGGAATTCCTGGTCTTGTAGCTGTTGAACAAGATGCTACTGGAGATGCTCTTGATGTTGCTTTGGCTATGGGTAAAGCTTGTGGACTATCTAAAGCTGGAATCCTTGAAACTACATTTAGAGAAGAAACTGAAACTGATTTATTTGGTGAACAGGCTATTCTCTGTGGTGGTGTCACAGAACTTATAAATGCAGGTTTTACAACTCTTGTTGAAGCAGGATATCAACCTGAAATAGCTTATTTTGAAACTTGTCATGAATTAAAACTTATTGTAGATCTTATTTATGAAAAAGGTTTTGCTGGAATGTGGAATGATGTTAGTAATACTGCTGAATTTGGTGGTTTAAGCAGAAGAGATAGGATTATTAATGATGATGCTAAAAAGGAAATGAAAAAAATCCTTTCAGAAATCCAAAAAGGTAAATTTACTAAAGAATGGGCTCTTGAATCTACAGCTAAAATGCCAATGCTCAATAGAATGAGAGAACTTGAAAGTGAAGAAAAAATCGAAAAAGTAGGATCTAAGCTTAGAAAAGCCTGTGGATTAGAAAAAAAAGCTAAAGAGAAAGAAGAAAAAGTCGTTGTTGTTAATTTTGACAAAAATAAGAAGAAATAA